A single region of the Thermotoga profunda AZM34c06 genome encodes:
- a CDS encoding MogA/MoaB family molybdenum cofactor biosynthesis protein, whose translation MTLIRAAVITLSDKGFAGQREDQSGKKVIEILQNINAVVEHYEILPDEFETIRNKLIDLCERNFDLIITTGGTGVSPRDVTPDATLSVVEKRLYGIEMAMMNESLKYTPFGMLSRAVAGVKGRTLIINLPGSPKAVQENLNVILPAIPHAIEKIKGSTIDCAKQENGEKS comes from the coding sequence ATGACTTTGATCCGAGCGGCTGTAATAACTCTGAGTGATAAAGGATTCGCTGGCCAAAGAGAAGATCAGAGTGGCAAGAAGGTCATCGAAATCCTTCAAAATATAAATGCGGTTGTTGAACACTATGAAATCTTACCCGATGAGTTTGAAACGATAAGAAATAAGCTTATAGATCTATGTGAAAGAAATTTTGATCTTATAATCACGACCGGTGGAACAGGTGTCTCACCAAGAGACGTTACACCAGATGCAACTTTATCGGTTGTAGAAAAAAGATTGTATGGAATAGAGATGGCGATGATGAACGAGTCTTTGAAATACACGCCTTTTGGAATGTTGTCACGAGCCGTTGCTGGCGTGAAAGGTCGGACACTGATAATCAATCTCCCAGGTAGCCCAAAGGCCGTACAGGAGAATCTAAATGTAATTTTACCCGCGATACCTCATGCCATAGAAAAAATAAAAGGATCAACAATCGATTGTGCGAAACAGGAGAATGGTGAAAAATCATGA
- the ispE gene encoding 4-(cytidine 5'-diphospho)-2-C-methyl-D-erythritol kinase, with product MVILNYIETERAYAKVNLYLDILSKRADGYHDIVGLFQTIGLFDLIEFRIVDEPSQIRIYSNVKIEDTNLIEKAFKIVCQYYKIDFGLEVKLFKNIPIGSGLGGGSSDAAATLRFLSKVLDIPKDMIFQIATKVGSDVPFFLEGGTAIVEGKGEKITPLEPITNYTVNLYCPEISISTKAMYQKITKDMFDKGPKPVEKLYEAYRSMDVETIRFYSYNVFQDIVCAEYSEVKKNIDLAWKQNPITAMMSGTGSCVFGVHFKEGKYKFIANFSDVQ from the coding sequence ATGGTCATACTTAACTATATTGAAACTGAAAGAGCTTATGCAAAAGTGAATCTTTACCTGGATATACTTTCAAAAAGAGCCGATGGCTATCATGACATAGTGGGATTGTTTCAAACGATAGGTTTGTTTGATTTGATCGAATTTCGCATAGTAGATGAACCAAGTCAAATCAGGATATATTCTAATGTGAAAATCGAAGATACAAATTTAATTGAGAAGGCTTTCAAAATAGTTTGTCAATACTACAAAATAGATTTTGGTCTTGAAGTAAAATTGTTCAAAAACATACCGATCGGTTCGGGCCTTGGAGGTGGCAGCTCAGACGCTGCTGCGACTCTCAGATTTCTCTCAAAAGTACTCGATATACCAAAAGATATGATCTTTCAAATCGCTACGAAAGTTGGATCTGATGTACCATTCTTTTTAGAAGGTGGCACAGCTATTGTCGAAGGAAAGGGAGAAAAGATAACACCTCTTGAACCTATAACAAATTACACGGTAAACCTTTACTGTCCTGAGATTAGTATTTCAACAAAAGCGATGTATCAAAAAATCACCAAAGATATGTTTGATAAGGGACCAAAACCAGTTGAAAAATTGTATGAAGCTTACAGGTCTATGGATGTGGAAACAATACGGTTTTATTCTTACAACGTCTTTCAAGATATTGTTTGTGCCGAATATTCAGAAGTGAAAAAAAATATCGATTTGGCTTGGAAACAAAATCCGATAACCGCGATGATGTCGGGTACAGGTTCTTGTGTTTTTGGTGTTCACTTCAAAGAAGGAAAGTACAAATTCATTGCGAATTTTTCTGATGTCCAATGA
- a CDS encoding thymidine kinase — protein MAGKLTLIVGPMYSGKTTELLSYVEIYRLGKKKTVVFKPSLDSRYGISVVKTHAGLEVEAVALERAQDMPKYVEYPVDAVFVDEVQFFDKDLVKVVREFLDKNINVFCAGLDMTFKQNPFETTTLLMALANEIIKKRAVCNVCGEYNATLTYKLVQDDAEIDVGGKEKYIAVCRDCYNKLNASKNV, from the coding sequence ATGGCGGGGAAACTCACCTTAATAGTTGGTCCTATGTATTCGGGAAAAACCACAGAGCTTTTATCTTATGTAGAAATCTACAGACTTGGCAAGAAAAAGACAGTTGTTTTCAAACCATCACTTGACAGCAGATACGGAATAAGTGTTGTGAAAACTCATGCGGGACTTGAGGTGGAGGCTGTTGCTCTTGAAAGGGCTCAGGATATGCCCAAGTATGTAGAATATCCCGTTGATGCTGTTTTCGTCGATGAAGTACAATTTTTCGACAAAGATCTTGTCAAGGTTGTGCGAGAGTTTCTCGATAAAAATATTAACGTGTTCTGTGCAGGTTTGGATATGACTTTTAAACAAAACCCTTTCGAGACAACCACGCTTTTAATGGCTCTTGCAAATGAAATCATCAAAAAAAGAGCTGTTTGTAATGTGTGTGGTGAATACAATGCAACCTTGACCTATAAATTAGTTCAAGACGATGCGGAAATCGATGTTGGAGGAAAAGAAAAGTACATCGCAGTCTGTAGAGATTGCTACAACAAACTCAATGCTTCTAAAAATGTATAA
- the xerA gene encoding site-specific tyrosine recombinase/integron integrase — MVQQILREFSDYLSHIRRLSDHTVTAYLGDAKQFIDFLAQRGLNLKDLSREVAEEYIKVLSKSVNKKLASSSLARKICSLRSFFNYLVIRGICSANPWQGIRNPKTHRRLPDFLTSNDVQKLLESSAKNERDHLILSLLYFCGLRVSELCNLRLEDISFSPACLRINMGKGKKDRIVPLNNQLILKIESYVQKNGKSLTDYLFGEKVKIHPSTVFRIIKKYAKQCGINKKIHPHTLRHSFATHLLQRGVNIRVVQDLLGHSNLSTTSVYLHVFDQEKIDAVNKLLQEG, encoded by the coding sequence ATGGTGCAACAAATTCTCAGAGAATTTTCAGATTATCTTTCACATATAAGAAGATTATCTGACCATACCGTCACAGCTTATTTGGGGGACGCAAAACAGTTCATAGATTTTCTTGCTCAAAGAGGTCTAAATTTGAAAGACCTGTCAAGGGAAGTCGCTGAGGAATACATAAAAGTCCTTTCAAAGTCTGTAAACAAAAAATTGGCTTCGAGTTCTTTGGCAAGAAAAATCTGTTCTTTGAGAAGTTTTTTCAATTATCTTGTGATAAGAGGTATCTGTAGTGCTAATCCATGGCAGGGTATAAGAAATCCAAAAACACACAGAAGGTTACCAGATTTTTTAACGTCAAACGATGTACAAAAATTACTCGAAAGCTCCGCAAAAAATGAACGAGATCATCTTATTCTGTCGTTGCTTTATTTTTGTGGGCTTAGAGTCAGCGAATTGTGTAACCTTAGATTAGAAGATATATCTTTTTCACCTGCTTGTTTGAGGATTAACATGGGTAAAGGGAAGAAGGATAGAATCGTACCGTTGAACAACCAACTGATCCTGAAGATCGAAAGTTATGTTCAAAAAAACGGGAAATCTTTGACAGATTACCTGTTTGGTGAGAAGGTCAAGATACATCCAAGTACTGTCTTTAGGATAATAAAAAAGTATGCCAAACAGTGTGGTATAAACAAGAAAATACACCCGCATACCCTTAGACATTCTTTTGCAACACATCTTCTTCAACGTGGGGTTAATATCAGGGTCGTTCAAGATCTATTGGGTCATTCGAACTTGTCAACAACGAGTGTTTATCTCCATGTCTTTGATCAAGAGAAAATTGACGCAGTTAACAAACTTCTGCAGGAGGGTTGA
- a CDS encoding ArsB/NhaD family transporter: MLAVFCLTYYFILSNKFKTSVMVFLMGLSVSFTKIVDSMTIENLPKFIDFNTIGLLAGMMIIVGLLKAAGFFQFVAVMAVKWGNGNIRKTLSIIVITVALLSAFLDNVTTVLIFAPILFFISDAVGIDATYLMISAIVASNIGGAATMIGDPPNIIIGSASKLSFTSFIVHLAPICVLILILLIMLWFRKVPADKGMEDKLKQLAATDPKAAIIDKKRAVALLCVFLAVIVGFSLHKFLDYEMALISMAGATVSLLIFGKSFEEATKEIEWDTLFFLIGLFMITYAMKETGIIDYITKVVAAVHSPYLLLTVLIWLSGFASMFLSAVPTTTVMIPVVQSLVQMGVSPTVWWALSLGVSLGANGTTIGAAVNIVGIALLKKYSNNVVSFGYFVRKTMPMTLLILSLVNLYVILMYYISW; this comes from the coding sequence ATGCTCGCGGTTTTTTGCTTGACTTATTATTTCATACTCAGTAACAAGTTCAAGACCTCTGTCATGGTCTTTCTCATGGGATTATCCGTGAGTTTTACAAAGATCGTAGATAGTATGACTATCGAGAATCTTCCAAAGTTTATCGACTTCAATACAATAGGATTACTCGCAGGAATGATGATAATAGTTGGTCTTTTGAAGGCTGCTGGTTTTTTCCAATTTGTTGCTGTAATGGCAGTGAAGTGGGGCAATGGAAATATAAGAAAGACTCTGTCAATAATTGTCATCACTGTGGCACTACTTTCAGCTTTTCTGGATAATGTAACAACCGTCTTGATTTTTGCCCCTATATTGTTTTTTATATCAGATGCCGTCGGCATCGATGCGACTTATTTGATGATCAGCGCAATTGTTGCATCGAACATTGGTGGGGCTGCCACGATGATTGGTGATCCTCCAAACATAATAATCGGTTCGGCAAGTAAGTTGAGTTTTACCAGCTTCATTGTTCATCTGGCACCTATATGTGTTCTCATACTCATTTTGTTGATAATGCTATGGTTCAGAAAAGTCCCAGCCGACAAAGGTATGGAAGACAAACTGAAACAACTTGCGGCAACAGATCCAAAAGCGGCTATCATCGATAAAAAAAGAGCTGTGGCACTTTTGTGCGTTTTTCTTGCTGTAATAGTTGGCTTTTCCCTCCATAAATTTCTCGATTACGAGATGGCATTGATATCTATGGCAGGTGCTACAGTTTCTCTTTTGATATTCGGAAAATCATTTGAAGAGGCTACTAAGGAAATAGAATGGGACACCCTGTTCTTCTTGATAGGATTGTTCATGATAACCTATGCAATGAAAGAAACTGGAATTATAGATTACATAACAAAAGTTGTGGCTGCCGTTCATTCACCTTATCTACTTCTCACAGTTCTGATATGGCTTTCTGGTTTTGCTTCGATGTTTCTCAGTGCGGTTCCTACTACTACGGTAATGATACCTGTTGTTCAATCTTTGGTTCAGATGGGTGTCAGCCCGACTGTGTGGTGGGCACTTTCTCTGGGCGTTTCTCTTGGTGCGAATGGTACGACAATTGGAGCTGCGGTGAACATAGTGGGAATTGCACTACTCAAGAAATACAGTAACAATGTAGTGTCTTTTGGTTATTTTGTCAGAAAGACAATGCCAATGACTCTACTAATACTCTCTCTGGTAAACTTATACGTGATCTTGATGTATTACATAAGTTGGTGA
- a CDS encoding NUDIX domain-containing protein, which yields MHERVLVVPTYEIDKLVDKQTGVIEVSLEKIREIIESKGRFILRDFAEYDESFRQVIPYVVMKNDEKILLLRRTERQGEKRLHNKYSVGVGGHVRFEDGLQPWQAFMNGMQREINEEVKVRIIDLHYIGLINDVASSVSRVHVGLLYTAQVLFEGLNEPDMFDYTWKSLDEFTGIEKNLEGWSYLTILKLKELMQK from the coding sequence TTGCATGAAAGAGTTTTAGTCGTTCCAACCTACGAAATTGATAAACTGGTTGACAAACAGACTGGTGTGATTGAAGTAAGCTTAGAGAAGATTAGAGAGATAATCGAAAGCAAAGGTAGGTTCATCTTAAGAGATTTTGCAGAATACGATGAAAGTTTCAGACAAGTGATACCATACGTAGTCATGAAAAATGACGAAAAAATATTACTCTTACGCAGAACGGAGAGACAAGGTGAGAAAAGACTTCACAATAAATACTCAGTCGGTGTTGGAGGTCATGTAAGATTTGAGGATGGATTACAACCCTGGCAAGCCTTCATGAACGGTATGCAAAGGGAGATAAATGAAGAAGTCAAGGTTCGGATAATAGATCTTCATTATATCGGATTGATAAACGATGTTGCCTCATCGGTCAGTCGTGTTCATGTTGGTCTTCTCTACACTGCTCAGGTACTTTTCGAAGGATTGAATGAACCAGACATGTTTGACTATACCTGGAAATCACTCGATGAATTCACCGGGATCGAGAAAAATTTGGAGGGATGGTCATACTTAACTATATTGAAACTGAAAGAGCTTATGCAAAAGTGA
- a CDS encoding molybdopterin molybdotransferase MoeA, with amino-acid sequence MNIEFLRFATIQEVYENYILKIEPINRIEVIKTVNAPGYVCARDIISPENLPGFDKSLVDGYAIRSSDTKGASMNLPVLLKVAFEIRIGEIPRNTLKPGEAAWIPTGGALPKGADAVVMVEHTQIFDDLIEVMKPVATGENLIRHDEDVKIGEVILKKNKRIRINDVQLLLQLGITQIDVYERAKVAVISTGDEIIEPWETPSFAQVRDSNTYTLVSWLKTLGFISERIGHVRDDEDSLYDMLRDCLDDYDVIVIAGGSSIGTRDHTAKAIEKLGKPGVIYHGVMVQPGKPTILALVGQKPVLGLPGNPVSFFVSSRFFLLPVLRKIEGEEEFIPKPVGLVKLTKNVPSIQGREHFVRVKLRFENGNISAEPIFSETGHVSNISIADGVVRVPSQVEGIYAGQFAEFYMF; translated from the coding sequence ATGAACATTGAATTTCTCAGATTTGCCACAATTCAAGAAGTCTATGAAAATTATATTTTGAAGATCGAACCCATAAACAGAATTGAAGTTATCAAGACAGTTAATGCCCCAGGATATGTATGTGCAAGAGATATCATTTCACCGGAAAACCTTCCAGGTTTTGACAAATCATTGGTTGATGGTTATGCCATAAGATCATCGGATACAAAAGGGGCATCTATGAACTTACCTGTTTTATTAAAAGTAGCATTTGAGATCAGAATCGGTGAGATACCAAGAAATACGTTAAAACCTGGTGAAGCAGCCTGGATACCAACTGGAGGTGCTCTGCCTAAGGGTGCAGACGCTGTTGTGATGGTCGAACACACTCAAATCTTTGATGATTTAATTGAAGTCATGAAACCAGTTGCCACCGGTGAAAATTTAATAAGGCACGATGAGGATGTAAAGATCGGTGAGGTAATATTGAAGAAAAATAAAAGAATACGAATAAACGATGTACAGTTACTCCTACAACTTGGAATTACACAAATCGATGTTTATGAACGTGCGAAGGTCGCAGTGATATCTACAGGAGATGAAATAATAGAACCATGGGAAACACCTTCTTTTGCGCAAGTTAGAGACAGTAATACATATACGCTCGTTTCATGGTTAAAGACTTTGGGATTCATCAGTGAAAGGATAGGGCATGTGAGAGATGATGAAGATAGTTTGTACGATATGCTCAGAGATTGTCTTGATGACTATGATGTTATCGTAATAGCCGGTGGTAGTTCCATAGGTACTCGTGATCACACTGCGAAAGCAATTGAAAAACTTGGCAAGCCCGGGGTTATCTATCATGGTGTCATGGTTCAACCAGGTAAGCCAACTATCTTGGCATTGGTTGGACAAAAACCTGTTTTGGGGCTACCGGGAAATCCTGTTTCGTTTTTTGTGAGTAGCAGATTTTTTCTGTTACCTGTTTTGAGAAAAATTGAAGGTGAAGAAGAATTCATACCTAAACCCGTCGGGTTAGTAAAGTTAACCAAGAATGTACCTTCTATACAAGGACGTGAGCATTTTGTAAGAGTGAAATTGAGATTTGAAAATGGCAATATTTCAGCAGAGCCAATCTTCAGCGAAACTGGACACGTTTCAAACATATCTATCGCTGATGGTGTCGTGAGAGTTCCTTCACAGGTTGAAGGAATCTACGCAGGTCAATTCGCTGAATTCTACATGTTCTGA